One segment of Urocitellus parryii isolate mUroPar1 chromosome 5, mUroPar1.hap1, whole genome shotgun sequence DNA contains the following:
- the Fam170b gene encoding protein FAM170B — protein sequence MRRFFMDHRGEQSPIDGTTLSVTSPESTEENMELCHPGNMKSEERSPEPGPALPHEKDALFAARARGMLGWSSSPSSQSSDYQSYSQYRSCFSCLCNDQDATPQSLCALYTRVQTVRGVAVAWETETGFQPVSRKPRIREAEFIKRQRRKGSSFEMASNTDLHWELEASKNNCCPETNDAELLEPLECCLQDLRTHPDWLVTTNHGLRCLACCRVFPSLEALLEHAQHGIREGFSCQIFFEEMLERRKTQGQGQDQQLEEEEQSLSNSSECSRSQSKVLLSQQQEEEEKQQQQQQQQQQQQQQQQQQ from the exons ATGAGACGCTTTTTCATGGACCACAGGGGAGAACAGTCACCCATTGATGGGACCACCCTCAGCGTGACCAGCCCTGAGTCCACAGAAGAGAATATGGAATTGTGCCATCCAG GAAACATGAAAAGTGAGGAAAGATCTCCAGAGCCAGGACCTGCCCTTCCCCATGAGAAGGACGCCCTCTTCGCAGCCCGGGCTCGGGGGATGCTGGGCTGGAGCAGCTCTCCATCCTCCCAGTCCTCAGATTACCAGTCCTACTCCCAATACCGGTCCTGCTTCTCCTGTCTGTGCAACGACCAGGACGCCACCCCGCAGAGCTTGTGCGCCCTCTACACCCGTGTGCAGACAGTACGTGGGGTGGCGGTGGCCTGGGAGACAGAAACTGGCTTCCAGCCGGTCAGCAGGAAGCCCCGCATCCGTGAAGCCGAGTTCATCAAGAGACAGAGGCGGAAAGGCTCTTCCTTTGAGATGGCTTCCAACACTGACCTGCACTGGGAATTGGAAGCCAGCAAAAACAACTGCTGTCCAGAGACCAACGACGCAGAGCTGCTGGAGCCACTGGAGTGCTGCCTCCAGGACCTGCGGACCCACCCAGACTGGCTGGTCACCACCAACCATGGGCTCCGCTGCTTGGCCTGCTGCCGTGTCTTCCCCTCGCTGGAGGCACTGCTGGAGCATGCCCAACATGGCATCCGAGAAGGCTTCAGCTGCCAGATCTTTTTTGAGGAGATGCTGGAGAGGAGGAAGACCCAGGGCCAAGGGCAGGACCAACAGCTGGAGGAAGAGGAACAAAGCCTTTCTAACAGTAGTGAATGTTCCAGGTCCCAGAGCAAGGTGCTTCTTtcacagcagcaggaggaggaggagaagcaacagcagcagcagcagcagcagcagcagcagcagcagcagcagcagcagcagtga